The Juglans regia cultivar Chandler chromosome 16, Walnut 2.0, whole genome shotgun sequence nucleotide sequence CGGCGCATTGTATTAATTAATGGCATTTAGAACGCActaataatatgatataccataataataaaaaaatataatatataaattaagaataaatatgatataatgggtcataattcatataataaaaaaaaattacaaatcaaatcatgttaaAGTTCTTCATGCATATCTATataactgcatgcatgcatgctccaTACTCACCCATTCAATCAAAAAACCAAGCTAATTGACTAATAAAGGCCTACAATTCTTCTCAATGTCTCTCCAAATTCTTGATTCAGTCCGAACTTGCAATCCAACTAGAGGATTGCTCCCATCTAAAAATCCCATCTCACCTATACCATCAGGAGCTGGCAATGTTTCTGATCATCATCCTTTACAAAGCACGACAATCCTAAACAACTCGAGCACCGACTCCATTACTGTTCGACGTTCAGCAGATTACCGACCTACCATTTGGTCCTATGATTATATTCAATCACTGAGAAGTGAATATGTATGTGGTACATGCACTTTGTACTTGTGTTTAATTCTTATTGCTGGTTTTAGTAGCCGTAGTACTAGTAGTACCACTGTTTGTAATTGTTGTTAGATTTAGTACTGGCGTGATTAATAATGTGAAAATTGAATTTCTAGGGGGAGTCATGCACAAAACAAGTAATTGAGAAGCTGAAGGAAGAATTGAGGATGATGTTTAAGGAAGTTGTTGATCCTTTGAAGAAACTGGAGCTGATTGATGTCTTGCAAAGGCTTGGATTATCTTACCACTTCGAGGACGAAATAAAGAGCATTTTGGAAAGTATATACAATACTACTCATGGTGGTGGTGATATGCGCAAGGAGAGTTTATATGCCACATCTCTTGGGTTTAGACTGCTAAGACAAAATGGATATAATGTGCCTCAAGGTAAACgaccaaacaaaaaattaataaatgtggGATCAGTCATAATATCCATTCTTTATGGCTAAAACTTGTGAGCTTTGTTAATTGCAGAGATTTTCAATAGTTTCAAGGATGAAAAGGGAAGTTTCTTGACACGCCTTTGTGACGACATTGAGGGAATGTTGGGTTTGTATGAAGCCTCGTTCCTTTTAATAGATGGTGAAGGTATCTTGGAAGAAGCAAGAGATTTTTCAATCAAGCATCTTACAGGCTACTTGGAGAAAAGCAAAGACCAAAATCTTTCTGCCATGGTGAGCCATGCTCTAGAGCTTCCACTCCATTGGAGGATGCTAAGGTTGGAAACAAGGTGGTATATTGATGTATATAGGAGCAAAGAAGGCATGAACCCTCTCTTGCTAAAACTTGCAGAACTGGATTTCAACGTGGTACAAGCAGCCCATCAAGAAGATCTAAAACAAGCATCAAGGTAAAAAAAGCATGTACTTTTTCATTCAAAAGGTTCTAAAAAAAACACTCTGTTATTACTCTAAAACTGATAATCCCTTATTTGATTCTCGTTAAGGTGGTGGAAGAGTACTGGGTTGGAAGAGACGTTGAGCTTTGCGAGGGATAGGTTGATGGAGAATTTCTTCTGGACAGTGGGAGTAATATTTCAGCCTAATTTTGGATATTGTAGGAGAATGTTGACAAAGCTCATCACACTGATGACAATAATAGATGATGTTTATGATGTATATGGTTCTTTGGAAGAACTGGAGCTCTTCACAGATGCCATGGAGAGGTATGCACTAAATGGCAATACACAGTTAGTgctaactattatatataaggcCATGATCTTTGACATAAGAAGTACTTATAAATTCTGTTTGCTTTCCAGATGGGATACCAATGCAATGGATCAACTCCCATATTACATGAAGATATGTTTCCTTACTCTCCACAACGCCGTCAACGAAATGGCTTTCGACGTGCTAAAGGAACAAGGATTCCACATCATTCGATACCTTAAGAAAGTGGTATTGAATTGGCTTCTATACTCATGAAGATTAATATATGTAGTTCAAACTACTTTCTTTCTTATAAATTGGTcatgtttttattatatatatatatatatatatatatatatactgatcaCTCACTCTTTTGATCTTCATTGCTTGCTCCATTATAAATGTTTTCAGATGGTAGATTTGTGTAGATCTTTTATGTTGGAAGCTAAGTGGTTCTACACCGGATATAAACCAAGCTTTGAAGAATACATAGAGAATGCATGGATCTCAATTGCAGCACCAGTTGTATTGGTGCATGCATATTTTCTTGTCACGAATCCAATAACTACGGAAGCTTTGGAGTGCTTGGAAGGGTACCCAGATATAATCCGTTGGTCATCACTGATAGGAAGGCTTACTGATGATCTTGGAACCTCTAAGGTACTTATGCTGGCTGCAAATTGCATCATCTGCATGCATCCAATACATTACACCAAAATATACACATTTAATGCCCTGATCCCCGGCCTGTTTGAAAACATGAAGCTGATCATTTGCGGTCATTCATGTGAACCCCACACGAACAgcattaaaaaaagttattagaACTACATGATGTGTTTAGCTATCATTATCAttagaattaaataattttatttagtcaTAAAAGGAAAGGTTGTTCCATATTCTAGACTTTGTTATTTCTAGTCATATATGCTGACGTGGCATATAATTTAAGTACCTGTCTAATTAAGTATTAGACATATGAATTCACTTAAAATGTGTCACCACAGCAGGTGTAATTAAGAATGACAAAGTCTAGAATGAGAATAATGGTTAGTACTTAaagcataaaatatatttttttagagattttatttaaagttatatGTTTCTCTTGTTTAAAGATCGTGGCGGAACGTAATATTCTTATCATGTGTATTTTGAAACACAGGATGTATTAGACACTGAGCATGCAGCAGCTACAAGTCGTTTTCCACCCACAACAACAACCACAAGTCGTTCTGTACAAGGATAACATTCTgcctattatatttttacttgtattctattcctatttcttttattattttctgcacATATTACGTTAATTAGCTGGCTTTCTATTTTAGGTAAAAGGATTCTGTTAGTTTGTTAGTTTGTTAGAGCAGAGTGTGTATAAAGTAAACCTCCTTGTATCGTGCAGTAGTACAAAAATATACAGTGCAAAACTTTCCAGACCTTCATGCATTATACTCtctgttttcttcctttttgaaATGTTACATGGTATCTAGAGCCTGAGAGAATCCCACCATGGAGGACCCTCTTGAAAGTTCTGCCGATTCTTCTTCTACCCACACAGACAATTCCGCAAACACCTCTCGTGCCATCAATCCCACCATGGCTCGTTACTTGAACTTGAGTGACCCCAACAATCCTTTTCGACTGGACCATGGAGACAATCCAGCAGTGATTTTAGTCACTGATCTACTCACGACTGATAATTACCCCACTTGGTCGCGCGCTATGCGACGGGCACTTCGTGCTAAGAACAAATTAGGGTTCATCACGGGTACAATCCCCCAACCAACTGACCTCGCAGATCCTCTCTTTGAGCTTTGGGAGCGTTGCAATGACATGGTGGTTTCGTGGATCCAGAATTCGATCAGCCCCTCCATCAAGTCTAGCGTGGTGTTCGTTGATGATGCGCGTGATATTTGGTCTGATCTTCAGGATCGCTTCTCCCAACAGAACGGCCCCCGCATCTTCCAGCTCAAGAAAACCCTAGCCAGTCTTCTCCAAGACCATGACTCTGTAAGTGTCTACTATGGTAAGCTAAAAACTCTCTGGGATGAGCTTTCGATATATGACCCCATCCCCGTTTGCAATTGTGGAACCATGAAAACACTGTTAGACCGATACCAGCGTGACTGTgtatttcaatttcttatgGGTTTACATGATACATATTCCAATGTTCGTGACCAAATCATGCTCCTAGATCCCTTACCCGCTGTTACAAAAGTTTTTTCCCTCATCCAACAACAGGAACATCAACATCAACTCATTTCTCATTCCCCCTCCCCTGATTCCATGGCCTTAGCTGTTAAAAGACCTTTTGTTCCAAATGCCAAATACTCACCTCAGTCACGACCCCTTTCAAAGAAAGACCGACCTTATTGCACCCATTGTAAGATTTCAGGCCACACTTTTGAAACATGTTTCAAAGCTGGTAATGCCGAGGCCCCCGTGTGTTCTCACTGCAACTTATCTGGACACACCATGGAGAAGTGTTACAAATTGCATGGATACCCACCAGGCCATAAACTCTTTAACAAGCCCCATAGCTCTGCTGTTTTTGCTACTCAATCTATGTTATCTTCTGCTTCTAATCTTGAGGAAATTAGTGATGAAAGAGTGGGTCTCACAAGGTCACAGTATCAGCAGTTAATAGCCTTACTTCAACCAAGGGAGCCTTCCATTGCTGCTCAGTTATCTACTAAACAGATTCAGTCCAATCATCAACCTGCCAATCAGCCTTCCACGCATTCCCATCTCTCTGGTACTCTTTTTTGTCTCTCTACCTGCACACACAACACTCTTCACTCACTTGATAGTTGTTGGATCATCGACACAGGTgcaacagaccatatggtctgctGCACTTCATTGTTCACTCAAATCACTGCACATGTTAATTATTCTGTTAAGTTACCAAATGGCACTTAAGCTCCTGTCACCCACATTGGCACTGTCCAAATAACATCATCACTCTGCCTAACCGAGGTTCTATGCATTCCTTCcttccattttaatttaatcttaGCCAAGAAATTGGCTAACTCTCTCACATGCTGTCTGGTTTTTTTATCTGATTGTTGCTTCATTCAGGACCTTTTCTcttggacaacgattgggaagggtgaagTACGGAATGGCTTGTACCACTTGTTAAGAACTGTCGTCTCTCCTTCAGCTCTTGTCAACACTTTTTCACAGTTTCCACATACCAAATTTACTGTTTCAGCTTCTGTTAAGTCCAATGTTGATGTCACTGACCTTTGGCATTGTCGCCTAGGTCACCTTTCATTTCCATGTTTAAGTTTAATTTCCGATCCTATTGTCAAGGATAATATTTCCTCTATCAATAGCAAACCATGTTACATTTGTCCTTTGGCTAAACTTCATCGTCTTCCTTTTCCTTATAGTCAACATAAGACTTCTGGACCTTTTCAAATCATACACTGCGACCTTTGGGGACCATGCTCAGTTACTGCCTATAATGGTTACAAATATTTCCTAACCATTGTTGATGACTTCACTCGAAGCACTTGGCTCTAtttacttcaaaacaaagcagaAACCAGAAAATGGAtcacatctttttcaaatctggtTAAGACTCAATTTAACCTTAAAATCAAAGTCTTAAGAAGTAATAATGGGAATGAATTCcaaatgatagatttttttaacactaaagGCATTATACATCAAAAAAGTTGTGTTGCCACTCCTCAACAAAACGGTGTTGTggagagaaaacatcaacacTTGCTCAACGTGGCTAGAGCACTAAGATTTCAAGCTAGTTTGCCACTTGAATACTGGAGTGATTGTGTCTTAACTGCCACTTACCTTATAAATAGGACTCCTAGTCCCATTCTTCACAACAAAACTCCATATGAGCTTCTCTTCCACTCCAAACCCACTTATGCTCACATAAGAGTTTTTGGATCTCTTTGTTTTGCAACTACTCTTTCCCATGGTAGAAAAAAGTTTGATTCCCGAGGTCGCATGTGCATTTTTCTTGGATATCCTTTCGGTATCAAAGGATATAAACTCCTTGATCTTGCCACAAAATCCACTTTTGTCTCTAGGGATGTTGTCTTTCATGAGTCAGTTTTTCCATTTCAGTCATTGCCTTCACCCACCTCTACCATATCCAATGCACCTAACCTGGTTTTTACTCAACCCCTACCAGATTCTCTTGACTTCCCAACTTACACTTCCAATTCCATTCCTCTCCTTCCAACAGATTCTGCCAACTTATCCTCACCTTCTAATTTTCCAGCTTCTACAGCACCAAATCACTCTCACTCAGAAATTATTCCCACTGCTCCACTTTCCATACCTACCCGTGCCATTTCCTCCCCCAACATTGCTATTAACACCCCACCTCGCAGGTCAACAAGACTAAGGAGAGCACCACAGTACTTACAAGACTTTCACTGTCAACAAGCCTCAATTTCTGCTTCATCACCATTGTTGTCCAAGTCAATCTTTGCCGCCATTGGTAATCCTTATTTCTTAACAAATTTTCTCACTTACCAGAAATTTTCACCCTCTTTTACTGCTTTTTCTACTTCCATTTCCACTGTTTCTGAACCACAAACATATAAGCAAGCTCTGAAAGACCCTGGCTGGTGTCAAGCTATGAACACCGAACTGCAAGCCTTAGAACAGAATCATACTTGGATCCTCACTGATTTACCTCCTGGAAAAGAAGCTATCGATTGTAAATATGTCTACAAAACAAAATTCCATTCTAATGGGACCATTGAGAGGCTGAAAGCAAGGCTTGTCGCCAAGGGTTTTACACAACAAGAAGGAGTTGACTACACAGAAACTTTTTCCCCAGTTGCTAAGCTGGTCACAGTCCGAGTTTTACTTTCTGTAGCTGCTGTCCGAGGCTGGTCTCTTCACCAATTTGATGTCAACAACGCATTTCTCCATGGCAGCCTAGAAGAGGAGATTTATATGCGCAAACCACCAGGCTACAACAAAGGAGGCCCTCATCAAGTATGTAAACTGCTTAAGAGCATTTATGGTCTCAAGCAAGCCTCGAGACAATGGTATTCCAAGTTCTCTTCCTCACTTATTCTCTTTGGTTTTGAGCAATCAAAAGTTGATTACAGCCTTTTCACTAAACTAGATGGCACTTCATTTACTGCCTTACTAGTTTATGTTGACGATATTATCGTTGCTGGAAATTGTCCAACCTCCATTGCTTCCCTCAAAACTTTCCttaacaatcattttaaaatcaaaGATCTTGGATCTTTGCGATATTTTCTTGGATTGGAGGTTGCCCAATCTTCAAAAGGGATCCATCTATGCCAACGGAAGTATGCCTTAGACATTTTAGTTGACTCAGGCACACTTGGCAGCAAGCCTCTCAAGCTGCCTCTCCAccaaaattttaagatatgCAAAACTTCTGGTGATCCTCTTCAAGATCCTAGTTCTTATCGTAGGTTGATTGGGCGTCTGCTGTACTTAACAATCACTAGGCCTGACATTTGTTACCCTGTCCAGCTCTTAAGTCAGTACATGGATCATCCCACAACTACACATTTAGCTACTGCTCATAATATACTTAGATATATTAAAGCAGCCCCTGGACAAGGCATTCTACTATCATCTGAATCTCAGCTCCAGCTCAAGGCATATtgtgattctgattgggccTCATGCCCCGACACTCGTCGCTCGGTTACAGGCTACTGCATTCTTCTTGGTAGCTTACTGGTTTCATGGAAGACAAAGAAACAATCTGTCGTTTCCCGCTCCTCAGCTGAAGCCGAGTACCGTTCCATGGCCTCCACATGTTCTGAGCTTACTTGGTTGAGATATTTGCTCACTGATTTGAGAGTTTCACATCCGCAAGCTGCCTTCCTCTACTGTGACAATCAAGCAGCCCTCCACATCGCTGCAAATCCAGTTTTCCACGAACGAACGAAGCACATCGAGTTGGATTGTCACCTAATCAGAGACAAGATCCAAGAGGGTAGTATCACCACTACCCATGTCCCCTCTCACTGCCAAATAGCAGACATTTTCACAAAAGCACTACCGTCTTCTCTCCTCCAATCACACTTAgccaagatgggaatagtaaatctctattctccatcttgtgggGGGCTATTAGACACTGAGCATGCAGCAGCTACAAGTCGTTTTCCACCCACAACAACAACCACAAGTCGTTCTGTACAAGGATAACATTCTgcctattatatttttacttgtattctattcctatttcttttattattttctgcacATATTACGTTAATTAGCTGGCTTTCTATTTTAGGTAAAAGGATTTTGTTAGTTTGTTAGTTTGTTGGAGCAGAGTGTGTATAAAGTAAACCTCCTTGTATCGTGCAGTAGTACAGAAATATACAGTGCAAAACTTTCCAGACCTTCATGCATTATACTCTCTGTTTTCTTCCTTTCTAAAATGTTACAGAATGAGCTAAAAAGAGGTGATGTTCCTAAATCAATCGAATATTATATGAACGAAACCGATGTTGAAGTTGATGAAGATGATGCTCGTGAATACATAAGATCTTCGATTAGTGCGACgtggaagaagatgaataaaGAACAACTGATCTTAACTTCTCCcttatcaaaaatatatgttgaaaGCGCTATAAACCTTGTAAGAATGGCCCAATGCATATACCAGCAAGGAGATGGACATGGCGTTCAAGATGGTGACACTCAGGATCGTGTTTTGTCATTACTTGTTCGTCCCATTCTTATAGATAAAGATCATTAACAtgattaataattgttatgagTGGAATATTTTAAGCTAAAAGGACTCGAGTAGGGACCTTGGGGCCCCTAATTActctttaaataattagttgttttatgaaaatcttTTGATGTAAgttacttgaaaataaaaataaataaaagaacgACGAGTCACCCTTTATAAGTTTTCATTATCTTATAATCACAAGTGGgttaaatttgtaatttgacTTTCAACCAAACTGCAAACACTTCTAAGTCTTTAATCCTTTATTTAATCCCATAAGAGAAGGACACACAAAacgctctctagggtttttgtcGTTTTGCTTGGGTTGGTGCACAGGTGGCTGCAGCCTTGGCCGCTATGGCGGCGTCTGGGTCTTCGCCTGACATAGTGAGGACGCTTGCTGATATTGTTTTGTCCCGCCCATTACCTATGCCAGAGGTAGTGGTCCCCATGCATGAAGCAAAATTGGTCGAGGGAGActtatgttttgttttcaaCAAGGAAGAGATCACACGAACGGCGGCTCCATTTCGTTTCTCAGTGGTGCTAACATTCCAGCAATGTCGACCTTCTCTAGATGTTATCTGgggatatatattaaaaatcgaTGGAGAGCGTCCTCAATGCCGGTTGTTGGTGCTAGAGATTCAAATGTCTAACATAAAATCACATCCTCTAGAAAGCGGATCGAATTTGTGTCATTAGTTTTTAATGATATAATAACATCTTACATaataagaaagataaatatgttttgattttttgtaagtttCTAGCTATTTGAATTATCTTCAATTCAGAGAAACATGTATATACTGTGAGAGAGATGCAAGCTCCACCTCTCGAGCAAATAATCTGGTCACCTGCCCTAACAAAAATTgacaaagaaagaacaaaaatggtgaaactacatatacatatatatgtatatactgcagcatatatatatatatatacacttgtaGTGATGAAAcatccaagggacgtttgccccCTGGAGACAAATTATATAtggtcattatatatatatatatatatattatatatatatatatatattatatatatatatagatagaaataaaaataacataattgtattataaaaaaaattatattttcttacaaatttataaatataactcaAAAAATACTGCAGCATAAGAGAcgaaaaaatagaataactacAAAtgacacaacaaaaaaaaaaacttcaaaaagaaaGATAGCAAAAAATCACAgggaaaaaaaacccaacattgcaacaaaaaatacacaaatgaaaaaatatacaaacatgaaaaaaaaaacgaaatcaCATaaccaatataataataatgagcaatgaaatacaaaaaaaatttccgtGTCTCAGACATGACACTATCATCACAGCTGATTGCAACAAGTGAAGTGCATCAAAACACTCACTTAAACcggcctttaaaaaaaaaagctttaaatcttaaaaaaataaagtggaaTTATCTTTCATGGTATAACAAACGAAAAGAATCCATATATTTCTtccacaaacaaacaaatactatctattaaatgataaaagatCACAGtcttttaaagtaaaaaaaaaatcatatctttcatcaaaacttctacaaaaaaaaataaataaataacaccaCAAACATGGGATGGCCGGACAAAAATTCATTTACCTCTTTTCAGAAGAACGAAGTGCATCATCGACAAtgggaaaataacaaaaaaataaaaaaaatgcaagtcttaaagcaacataaaaaatgccatccaaaaaaaaaaaaagccaccacaaaaatcaaatcaaatcaaatcttcAAACACGGCAAATAGAAtccaaatcacaataataataaataaaagtattctGTAGTTGCAAGGAACCATTCGCATCGAATGGCTGcaaaaccccaccaaaacccCAATTGTCTTCTGTGGAATATACCACAGACTGCAATATATATGGTCATCCAAGTGAGGATTACCCTGCCATATTGATGGGGTCCCATTAAAGTAAAACTTATAGTCCCTTTAAAAAGACCAAACTATCCCTATGTAAACAGAAAAACACAACACTGCATTATACCtgaaaaaaataacttcacaCAACTCAAACTCCAAAAAACAATATGAATCAAAATGAATcaaagttgaaaagaaattacttCATAGAATTAAACCAATCAAGTAcaaaaattcaaagagaaacaaaaaccaacaatagaatcacaatttataaaagtatttttattaacaaataaaaatattgaatatgacTTTTCTGGTCCATAgttaacaattatattttctatagttactacagaaaaatatatatttatagtacaTGTTAGCATCCAATAATGGCTTTTTCTATTGCGTTATTCCCATCTTTTGTAAATCCTccaaaaatgaagaagttaaaaaatgcatgaaacaaaaaactaaacacATAAACCCATAATACCCAAATCCACAACACACACAACCCAAATTCCTTCAAAGAACTAAACAATCAAGGGCATAAGTTCAAAAGGGGGCAAAAAAGTATGAAcaactgaataaaaaaataaatgaagcagaacttaaaaaatgcatgaaaggaaaaggcagagagagagagagagagagagagttaaaacCGAAGAAtaaaggcagagagagagagacggtttTAAGTTAGAATCAAGGCATGTATCTcgggaaaggaaaatgaaaaaagaccaaaatacccCCAGTTAAAAGGACAAAAACGCtaaaacaaaaggagaaaaaggagaaaacccAAACAAAAATGGGCAGCTACACGGACGACAAAAATCATTGTTCATGGCTATccacacttattatatatagtatagataaattaataatcacaTATTATAATGAAATAGTTGAGAAAAGCAAACCTTAAAGTAAAACTCCAATGTGAATACTATTGTTAGAAACcatctacaaaaaaataaacaaaatgttaATGTCACACAatgaatatattcacaataaaaaataataaaataatgcaaacaaattacaaaatgtTGTAAAAAAGGGGATACCAACCTGAAATAAAGGCCAAAACCAGTTAGTCATTATaacatcaaatgaaaaaaacaataatttaataaaacaaaaataatataaaacagtTATATACAGGAATtccatttattaaaatcagttccatactatatattaattttataaatacagttataaaattataacaaaaaatcactAAAGATTTAtacagaaatgaaaaaaaaattacaaatacaatCCTCAAACTAAATAGCCCAAGAAATTTACATGTAGTGCAGAAAATTATTAACACACATGTAATgcaaaaaaaaaccagaaaaaccACAACATGcaagcaaataacatacaaaatgaaagcaaataaaaaattaataacacacATGCAATGCAGAAAAAGCCACAAAAACCATAACATACAAGCAAATAACAtataaaaggaaagcaaataACCAAATATAAACTGACTTCCATCTAACTgcacaaccaaaaaaaacatCCGACGCACAACATGCAAATCTACAGGAAAAAATCCCatcaaacataatatatatatatatatatatattttcaaaaacatttgaataacaaaaacaaagaatagaaaataactcacaacatgcaaatctccagggaaaaaaaatcaacaaagacAAATCCAACGCTGCAAATAACAAATGCAAAGAGAGAAAATCCAAATTCAGAGaactcacaacatgcaaatccacaaaaaaaaaccatcaaacaaccaaaaaaactgAAGACAAACCATCaacgaagagaaaaaaataactcaCAAAATGCACATCcacagaaaaaacaaaaaaaacaaaacaaa carries:
- the LOC109012529 gene encoding myrcene synthase, chloroplastic-like, translated to MSLQILDSVRTCNPTRGLLPSKNPISPIPSGAGNVSDHHPLQSTTILNNSSTDSITVRRSADYRPTIWSYDYIQSLRSEYGESCTKQVIEKLKEELRMMFKEVVDPLKKLELIDVLQRLGLSYHFEDEIKSILESIYNTTHGGGDMRKESLYATSLGFRLLRQNGYNVPQEIFNSFKDEKGSFLTRLCDDIEGMLGLYEASFLLIDGEGILEEARDFSIKHLTGYLEKSKDQNLSAMVSHALELPLHWRMLRLETRWYIDVYRSKEGMNPLLLKLAELDFNVVQAAHQEDLKQASRWWKSTGLEETLSFARDRLMENFFWTVGVIFQPNFGYCRRMLTKLITLMTIIDDVYDVYGSLEELELFTDAMERWDTNAMDQLPYYMKICFLTLHNAVNEMAFDVLKEQGFHIIRYLKKVMVDLCRSFMLEAKWFYTGYKPSFEEYIENAWISIAAPVVLVHAYFLVTNPITTEALECLEGYPDIIRWSSLIGRLTDDLGTSKNELKRGDVPKSIEYYMNETDVEVDEDDAREYIRSSISATWKKMNKEQLILTSPLSKIYVESAINLVRMAQCIYQQGDGHGVQDGDTQDRVLSLLVRPILIDKDH